In a single window of the Cydia pomonella isolate Wapato2018A chromosome 2, ilCydPomo1, whole genome shotgun sequence genome:
- the LOC133534446 gene encoding uncharacterized protein LOC133534446 isoform X2 translates to MCCMLDSAGCENSYLFSDFAQPTCVLESDFGFKINCAFKKSGLFRVRNLGGVKAHASIGFSLGDELGFEQSLTNLDPSRRRSVSVKNGAPPNLVTDTARQVGKQEKRGKQNRIMMRPPAPPGRPSQSAMDKLTSLHRRASSTMRPIIVSGPTIEAPTKLTRVNPTVTMAKPLPMGVPPFKPLPPKDENMSVLPIAVTKVYTPLQVPQAKAGVPYPSENYPHVSHEQVSKMVSQMTATHMAQPLYRITPTPIIVNTPKLYSVPTTLNPFIPMPIAAPPTQAAMTIIPAPVLKNSIKVVPFSKAPTFSFNQNTQSFHQTNPISNFVDPAPQQIQDLASYPVYNTKKVDDYNSITGYGDEVTLKFNKEDINAKIVEIAKAGNISMEAVEAAIALRQQQLLNKYANVPLPTTTTTSTTTTTTTTEAPIVFQSEPEPEPEIVVPQVKQKPARFPTSGKVMNAPKEYYPIGYEKNFDDHFQSKVDLPDTTFHCGDQKYFPGLYGDESLGCMVFHVCALTDDGLVMKSFLCPESTLFDQTILKCNWWFYVDCPSTRRLYDTNIPVSKSYQLMKALTFFSSYKKEMQEENSHSTNPEDVEGVKEAITILENQNHNQNAQIEAGNNPNAIQIITPQPFVDERSNHRSNNETAPVYRGTRNYKPSNNTNGPRINKPRSPINRQSNEQTSSEFRLVTVNADINVNRNDTSAENVKITSSESTERKYKRKMSLRRSSSTTVKPFTSPTTITPTTIKPVKSTPSIEIVKQEIKTVEELNTTGVRQEKLTDEVETLDKIDSTILREAENSPPVKRFYRSSIERTSAEKINTEMAMVNNEKVQIVRPTSVARLVGEYPTQSATIQKLDEAILGQSNRRMKKETVTIVTPEKHFRSKERT, encoded by the exons ttatttattttcagattttgCGCAGCCAACATGCGTTCTAGAATCCGACTTCGGTTTCAAAATCAACTGTGCATTCAAGAAATCTGGTCTCTTCAGAGTGAGGAATCTTGGCGGAGTAAAGGCGCACGCTagtatag GCTTCAGCCTGGGCGACGAGCTTGGTTTCGAGCAGTCCCTCACCAACTTGGACCCGAGCCGGCGGCGCTCAGTTAGCGTGAAGAACGGAGCGCCCCCAAACCTCGTCACTGATACAGCCAGACAAGTTGGAAAGCAAgag AAACGTGGAAAACAAAATAGAATTATGATGCGGCCACCTGCACCACCCGGCCGTCCGAGCCAATCGGCAATGGACAAACTAACGAGTCTGCACCGCCGGGCATCCAGTACCATGCGGCCTATCATCGTGTCAGGGCCCACCATCGAAGCGCCAACTAAACTGACCAGAGTCAACCCCACCGTTACTATGGCTAAACCACTTCCCATGGGCGTACCACCATTTAAGCCATTACCGCCGAAAGACGAAAATATGAGCGTTCTCCCGATTGCAGTAACCAAAGTCTACACTCCTCTGCAAGTCCCGCAAGCTAAAGCCGGAGTGCCTTATCCAAGTGAGAACTACCCACACGTATCACACGAACAAGTATCCAAAATGGTATCACAGATGACTGCAACACATATGGCTCAGCCACTCTACAGAATCACACCGACTCCTATTATAGTCAACACTCCAAAACTATACTCCGTACCGACTACACTGAACCCATTTATTCCCATGCCCATAGCAGCTCCGCCTACCCAGGCCGCTATGACGATCATACCTGCACCAGTCTTAAAGAACTCTATTAAAGTTGTTCCATTTTCAAAAGCACCTACTTTCTCTTTCAATCAAAACACTCAATCTTTCCACCAAACCAATCCTATTTCTAACTTTGTAGACCCTGCTCCTCAACAAATCCAAGATCTGGCGAGTTATCCTGTGTACAACACAAAGAAAGTCGATGACTATAACTCTATAACCGGTTATGGTGATGAAGTAACCCTAAAGTTTAACAAGGAAGACATAAATGCGAAGATAGTTGAGATAGCCAAAGCCGGTAACATATCAATGGAGGCGGTGGAGGCGGCGATAGCATTACGCCAGCAGCAGTTGTTGAACAAGTACGCGAATGTACCTTTGCCGACGACAACGACGACATCCACGACGACTACGACAACGACAACTGAAGCGCCAATAGTGTTTCAATCCGAACCAGAGCCAGAGCCAGAAATTGTTGTACCACAAGTTAAACAAAAACCTGCCAg GTTTCCCACATCGGGTAAAGTAATGAACGCCCCTAAAGAATATTACCCCATTGGTTATGAGAAGAATTTTGACGACCACTTCCAATCTAAGGTGGATCTGCCTGACACAACTTTCCACTGCGGTGACCAAAAATACTTCCCTGGTTTGTACGGTGACGAGAGCCTTGGGTGTATG GTATTCCATGTGTGCGCCCTCACAGACGACGGTCTAGTCATGAAGTCCTTCCTATGCCCTGAGTCGACCCTCTTCGACCAGACCATCTTGAAGTGCAACTGGTGGTTCTACGTGGACTGCCCGAGCACCCGCCGCCTCTACGATACTAACATCCCTGTTTCGAAAAGCTACCAGCTCATGAAAGCACTCACTTTCTTCTCTAGCTATAAGAAAGAGATGCAAGAAGAAAACA GTCACTCAACCAATCCTGAAGACGTAGAGGGCGTTAAAGAAGCAATAACTATTTTAGAGAATCAGAATCATAATCAAAATGCACAAATAGAGGCTGGAAATAATCCTAACGCTATACAAATTATAACTCCACAGCCTTTTGTTGATGAAAGAAGTAACCATCGATCCAATAATGAAACAGCTCCAGTTTACAGAGGAACACGAAACTATAAGCCATCAAATAACACTAATGGCCCTAGAATAAATAAACCTCGATCACCAATTAATAGACAATCAAACGAACAAACCAGCTCAGAATTCCGATTAGTTACCGTTAATGCCGATATAAATGTTAACAGAAATGATACTTCAGCAGAAAACGTTAAAATCACTTCTTCCGAATCTACTGAGAGAaagtataaaagaaaaatgtCTCTAAGAAGAAGTAGTTCAACAACAGTTAAACCTTTTACATCGCCTACTACAATTACTCCTACCACGATTAAGCCTGTTAAAAGTACACCGTCCATAGAAATAGttaaacaagaaattaaaactGTGGAGGAATTAAATACCACTGGTGTCAGACAGGAGAAACTGACAGATGAAGTTGAAACTTTAGATAAAATAGATTCTACTATTTTAAGAGAGGCTGAAAATTCACCGCCTGTCAAAAGATTTTACAGATCTAGCATAGAAAGAACTAGCGCAGAAAAGATAAATACAGAAATGGCAATGGTTAATAACGAAAAAGTTCAAATTGTCAGACCAACGTCCGTCGCAAGACTTGTAGGCGAATATCCTACTCAGTCAGCCACTATCCAAAAATTAGACGAGGCGATCTTAGGACAATCAAACAGAAGAATGAAGAAAGAAACGGTCACAATTGTGACCCCGGAGAAACATTTCAGAAGTAAAGAACGGACGTAG
- the LOC133534446 gene encoding uncharacterized protein LOC133534446 isoform X1, producing MQLLHNACVACLILLAARIDFAQPTCVLESDFGFKINCAFKKSGLFRVRNLGGVKAHASIGFSLGDELGFEQSLTNLDPSRRRSVSVKNGAPPNLVTDTARQVGKQEKRGKQNRIMMRPPAPPGRPSQSAMDKLTSLHRRASSTMRPIIVSGPTIEAPTKLTRVNPTVTMAKPLPMGVPPFKPLPPKDENMSVLPIAVTKVYTPLQVPQAKAGVPYPSENYPHVSHEQVSKMVSQMTATHMAQPLYRITPTPIIVNTPKLYSVPTTLNPFIPMPIAAPPTQAAMTIIPAPVLKNSIKVVPFSKAPTFSFNQNTQSFHQTNPISNFVDPAPQQIQDLASYPVYNTKKVDDYNSITGYGDEVTLKFNKEDINAKIVEIAKAGNISMEAVEAAIALRQQQLLNKYANVPLPTTTTTSTTTTTTTTEAPIVFQSEPEPEPEIVVPQVKQKPARFPTSGKVMNAPKEYYPIGYEKNFDDHFQSKVDLPDTTFHCGDQKYFPGLYGDESLGCMVFHVCALTDDGLVMKSFLCPESTLFDQTILKCNWWFYVDCPSTRRLYDTNIPVSKSYQLMKALTFFSSYKKEMQEENSHSTNPEDVEGVKEAITILENQNHNQNAQIEAGNNPNAIQIITPQPFVDERSNHRSNNETAPVYRGTRNYKPSNNTNGPRINKPRSPINRQSNEQTSSEFRLVTVNADINVNRNDTSAENVKITSSESTERKYKRKMSLRRSSSTTVKPFTSPTTITPTTIKPVKSTPSIEIVKQEIKTVEELNTTGVRQEKLTDEVETLDKIDSTILREAENSPPVKRFYRSSIERTSAEKINTEMAMVNNEKVQIVRPTSVARLVGEYPTQSATIQKLDEAILGQSNRRMKKETVTIVTPEKHFRSKERT from the exons attttgCGCAGCCAACATGCGTTCTAGAATCCGACTTCGGTTTCAAAATCAACTGTGCATTCAAGAAATCTGGTCTCTTCAGAGTGAGGAATCTTGGCGGAGTAAAGGCGCACGCTagtatag GCTTCAGCCTGGGCGACGAGCTTGGTTTCGAGCAGTCCCTCACCAACTTGGACCCGAGCCGGCGGCGCTCAGTTAGCGTGAAGAACGGAGCGCCCCCAAACCTCGTCACTGATACAGCCAGACAAGTTGGAAAGCAAgag AAACGTGGAAAACAAAATAGAATTATGATGCGGCCACCTGCACCACCCGGCCGTCCGAGCCAATCGGCAATGGACAAACTAACGAGTCTGCACCGCCGGGCATCCAGTACCATGCGGCCTATCATCGTGTCAGGGCCCACCATCGAAGCGCCAACTAAACTGACCAGAGTCAACCCCACCGTTACTATGGCTAAACCACTTCCCATGGGCGTACCACCATTTAAGCCATTACCGCCGAAAGACGAAAATATGAGCGTTCTCCCGATTGCAGTAACCAAAGTCTACACTCCTCTGCAAGTCCCGCAAGCTAAAGCCGGAGTGCCTTATCCAAGTGAGAACTACCCACACGTATCACACGAACAAGTATCCAAAATGGTATCACAGATGACTGCAACACATATGGCTCAGCCACTCTACAGAATCACACCGACTCCTATTATAGTCAACACTCCAAAACTATACTCCGTACCGACTACACTGAACCCATTTATTCCCATGCCCATAGCAGCTCCGCCTACCCAGGCCGCTATGACGATCATACCTGCACCAGTCTTAAAGAACTCTATTAAAGTTGTTCCATTTTCAAAAGCACCTACTTTCTCTTTCAATCAAAACACTCAATCTTTCCACCAAACCAATCCTATTTCTAACTTTGTAGACCCTGCTCCTCAACAAATCCAAGATCTGGCGAGTTATCCTGTGTACAACACAAAGAAAGTCGATGACTATAACTCTATAACCGGTTATGGTGATGAAGTAACCCTAAAGTTTAACAAGGAAGACATAAATGCGAAGATAGTTGAGATAGCCAAAGCCGGTAACATATCAATGGAGGCGGTGGAGGCGGCGATAGCATTACGCCAGCAGCAGTTGTTGAACAAGTACGCGAATGTACCTTTGCCGACGACAACGACGACATCCACGACGACTACGACAACGACAACTGAAGCGCCAATAGTGTTTCAATCCGAACCAGAGCCAGAGCCAGAAATTGTTGTACCACAAGTTAAACAAAAACCTGCCAg GTTTCCCACATCGGGTAAAGTAATGAACGCCCCTAAAGAATATTACCCCATTGGTTATGAGAAGAATTTTGACGACCACTTCCAATCTAAGGTGGATCTGCCTGACACAACTTTCCACTGCGGTGACCAAAAATACTTCCCTGGTTTGTACGGTGACGAGAGCCTTGGGTGTATG GTATTCCATGTGTGCGCCCTCACAGACGACGGTCTAGTCATGAAGTCCTTCCTATGCCCTGAGTCGACCCTCTTCGACCAGACCATCTTGAAGTGCAACTGGTGGTTCTACGTGGACTGCCCGAGCACCCGCCGCCTCTACGATACTAACATCCCTGTTTCGAAAAGCTACCAGCTCATGAAAGCACTCACTTTCTTCTCTAGCTATAAGAAAGAGATGCAAGAAGAAAACA GTCACTCAACCAATCCTGAAGACGTAGAGGGCGTTAAAGAAGCAATAACTATTTTAGAGAATCAGAATCATAATCAAAATGCACAAATAGAGGCTGGAAATAATCCTAACGCTATACAAATTATAACTCCACAGCCTTTTGTTGATGAAAGAAGTAACCATCGATCCAATAATGAAACAGCTCCAGTTTACAGAGGAACACGAAACTATAAGCCATCAAATAACACTAATGGCCCTAGAATAAATAAACCTCGATCACCAATTAATAGACAATCAAACGAACAAACCAGCTCAGAATTCCGATTAGTTACCGTTAATGCCGATATAAATGTTAACAGAAATGATACTTCAGCAGAAAACGTTAAAATCACTTCTTCCGAATCTACTGAGAGAaagtataaaagaaaaatgtCTCTAAGAAGAAGTAGTTCAACAACAGTTAAACCTTTTACATCGCCTACTACAATTACTCCTACCACGATTAAGCCTGTTAAAAGTACACCGTCCATAGAAATAGttaaacaagaaattaaaactGTGGAGGAATTAAATACCACTGGTGTCAGACAGGAGAAACTGACAGATGAAGTTGAAACTTTAGATAAAATAGATTCTACTATTTTAAGAGAGGCTGAAAATTCACCGCCTGTCAAAAGATTTTACAGATCTAGCATAGAAAGAACTAGCGCAGAAAAGATAAATACAGAAATGGCAATGGTTAATAACGAAAAAGTTCAAATTGTCAGACCAACGTCCGTCGCAAGACTTGTAGGCGAATATCCTACTCAGTCAGCCACTATCCAAAAATTAGACGAGGCGATCTTAGGACAATCAAACAGAAGAATGAAGAAAGAAACGGTCACAATTGTGACCCCGGAGAAACATTTCAGAAGTAAAGAACGGACGTAG
- the LOC133534446 gene encoding uncharacterized protein LOC133534446 isoform X3 has protein sequence MQLLHNACVACLILLAARIDFAQPTCVLESDFGFKINCAFKKSGLFRVRNLGGVKAHASIGFSLGDELGFEQSLTNLDPSRRRSVSVKNGAPPNLVTDTARQVGKQEKRGKQNRIMMRPPAPPGRPSQSAMDKLTSLHRRASSTMRPIIVSGPTIEAPTKLTRVNPTVTMAKPLPMGVPPFKPLPPKDENMSVLPIAVTKVYTPLQVPQAKAGVPYPNPAPQQIQDLASYPVYNTKKVDDYNSITGYGDEVTLKFNKEDINAKIVEIAKAGNISMEAVEAAIALRQQQLLNKYANVPLPTTTTTSTTTTTTTTEAPIVFQSEPEPEPEIVVPQVKQKPARFPTSGKVMNAPKEYYPIGYEKNFDDHFQSKVDLPDTTFHCGDQKYFPGLYGDESLGCMVFHVCALTDDGLVMKSFLCPESTLFDQTILKCNWWFYVDCPSTRRLYDTNIPVSKSYQLMKALTFFSSYKKEMQEENSHSTNPEDVEGVKEAITILENQNHNQNAQIEAGNNPNAIQIITPQPFVDERSNHRSNNETAPVYRGTRNYKPSNNTNGPRINKPRSPINRQSNEQTSSEFRLVTVNADINVNRNDTSAENVKITSSESTERKYKRKMSLRRSSSTTVKPFTSPTTITPTTIKPVKSTPSIEIVKQEIKTVEELNTTGVRQEKLTDEVETLDKIDSTILREAENSPPVKRFYRSSIERTSAEKINTEMAMVNNEKVQIVRPTSVARLVGEYPTQSATIQKLDEAILGQSNRRMKKETVTIVTPEKHFRSKERT, from the exons attttgCGCAGCCAACATGCGTTCTAGAATCCGACTTCGGTTTCAAAATCAACTGTGCATTCAAGAAATCTGGTCTCTTCAGAGTGAGGAATCTTGGCGGAGTAAAGGCGCACGCTagtatag GCTTCAGCCTGGGCGACGAGCTTGGTTTCGAGCAGTCCCTCACCAACTTGGACCCGAGCCGGCGGCGCTCAGTTAGCGTGAAGAACGGAGCGCCCCCAAACCTCGTCACTGATACAGCCAGACAAGTTGGAAAGCAAgag AAACGTGGAAAACAAAATAGAATTATGATGCGGCCACCTGCACCACCCGGCCGTCCGAGCCAATCGGCAATGGACAAACTAACGAGTCTGCACCGCCGGGCATCCAGTACCATGCGGCCTATCATCGTGTCAGGGCCCACCATCGAAGCGCCAACTAAACTGACCAGAGTCAACCCCACCGTTACTATGGCTAAACCACTTCCCATGGGCGTACCACCATTTAAGCCATTACCGCCGAAAGACGAAAATATGAGCGTTCTCCCGATTGCAGTAACCAAAGTCTACACTCCTCTGCAAGTCCCGCAAGCTAAAGCCGGAGTGCCTTATCCAA ACCCTGCTCCTCAACAAATCCAAGATCTGGCGAGTTATCCTGTGTACAACACAAAGAAAGTCGATGACTATAACTCTATAACCGGTTATGGTGATGAAGTAACCCTAAAGTTTAACAAGGAAGACATAAATGCGAAGATAGTTGAGATAGCCAAAGCCGGTAACATATCAATGGAGGCGGTGGAGGCGGCGATAGCATTACGCCAGCAGCAGTTGTTGAACAAGTACGCGAATGTACCTTTGCCGACGACAACGACGACATCCACGACGACTACGACAACGACAACTGAAGCGCCAATAGTGTTTCAATCCGAACCAGAGCCAGAGCCAGAAATTGTTGTACCACAAGTTAAACAAAAACCTGCCAg GTTTCCCACATCGGGTAAAGTAATGAACGCCCCTAAAGAATATTACCCCATTGGTTATGAGAAGAATTTTGACGACCACTTCCAATCTAAGGTGGATCTGCCTGACACAACTTTCCACTGCGGTGACCAAAAATACTTCCCTGGTTTGTACGGTGACGAGAGCCTTGGGTGTATG GTATTCCATGTGTGCGCCCTCACAGACGACGGTCTAGTCATGAAGTCCTTCCTATGCCCTGAGTCGACCCTCTTCGACCAGACCATCTTGAAGTGCAACTGGTGGTTCTACGTGGACTGCCCGAGCACCCGCCGCCTCTACGATACTAACATCCCTGTTTCGAAAAGCTACCAGCTCATGAAAGCACTCACTTTCTTCTCTAGCTATAAGAAAGAGATGCAAGAAGAAAACA GTCACTCAACCAATCCTGAAGACGTAGAGGGCGTTAAAGAAGCAATAACTATTTTAGAGAATCAGAATCATAATCAAAATGCACAAATAGAGGCTGGAAATAATCCTAACGCTATACAAATTATAACTCCACAGCCTTTTGTTGATGAAAGAAGTAACCATCGATCCAATAATGAAACAGCTCCAGTTTACAGAGGAACACGAAACTATAAGCCATCAAATAACACTAATGGCCCTAGAATAAATAAACCTCGATCACCAATTAATAGACAATCAAACGAACAAACCAGCTCAGAATTCCGATTAGTTACCGTTAATGCCGATATAAATGTTAACAGAAATGATACTTCAGCAGAAAACGTTAAAATCACTTCTTCCGAATCTACTGAGAGAaagtataaaagaaaaatgtCTCTAAGAAGAAGTAGTTCAACAACAGTTAAACCTTTTACATCGCCTACTACAATTACTCCTACCACGATTAAGCCTGTTAAAAGTACACCGTCCATAGAAATAGttaaacaagaaattaaaactGTGGAGGAATTAAATACCACTGGTGTCAGACAGGAGAAACTGACAGATGAAGTTGAAACTTTAGATAAAATAGATTCTACTATTTTAAGAGAGGCTGAAAATTCACCGCCTGTCAAAAGATTTTACAGATCTAGCATAGAAAGAACTAGCGCAGAAAAGATAAATACAGAAATGGCAATGGTTAATAACGAAAAAGTTCAAATTGTCAGACCAACGTCCGTCGCAAGACTTGTAGGCGAATATCCTACTCAGTCAGCCACTATCCAAAAATTAGACGAGGCGATCTTAGGACAATCAAACAGAAGAATGAAGAAAGAAACGGTCACAATTGTGACCCCGGAGAAACATTTCAGAAGTAAAGAACGGACGTAG